From the genome of Opisthocomus hoazin isolate bOpiHoa1 chromosome 8, bOpiHoa1.hap1, whole genome shotgun sequence, one region includes:
- the IKBIP gene encoding inhibitor of nuclear factor kappa-B kinase-interacting protein isoform X1, whose product MSEVKQRKKAITSSKANEGSQKVERHSNCGKLASPRTSHNRSSFWMDSWTSLSIISLAVCLVLTWFLFQQSNQLADMEKKYNFLQQEAEKFLDVENKVNLISEKLESSESILREAASSISVMTEFDQETSSLHNIINDIHNNEQTLAVKMQSINEKFQNITNSWRRSLKEVNTNTSALKSEVKFIHTEVTSQINEVDQRIKSLSERVRDLEDSTARNIKTLKRQEEDEFSRVEQKLDLHAKAVEKLEEQQNSLVAKDTDLSQKLANYEPKIEECKTHLPTIENAIHSILRLSSELLSMEKKIQDLTTQLHTVENVMLKTVSDTMAMKKVLEGIQYNGSMLKVQNEIVVLEEVVHDIKISSKAKEITLESYNLENEQNGDK is encoded by the exons atgtCTGAAgttaagcagaggaaaaaagctaTCACTTCATCCAAGGCCAACGAAGGCTCACAGAAGGTTGAGAGGCACAGTAACTGTGGGAAGTTGGCAAGTCCCAGGACCAGCCATAATCGGAGTTCCTTTTGGATGGACTCGTGGACAAGCTTGAGCATAATTTCCCTTGCTGTTTGCCTGGTGCTGACCTG GTTCCTGTTTCAGCAGTCAAATCAACTTGCTGATATGGAAAAAAAGTACAATTTCTTGCAGCAAGAAGCTGAAAAATTCTTGGATGTGGAAAATAAAGTGAACTTAATTTCTGAAAAG CTTGAGTCTTCTGAAAGTATCCTACGAGAAGCTGCCTCATCCATCTCTGTGATGACTGAGTTTGATCAGGAAACATCTTCTCTTCATAACATCATAAATGATATTCACAACAATGAACAGACTCTTGCTGTAAAGATGCAGAGCATTAATGAGAAGTTCCAAAACATTACAAATTCCTGGAGAAGAAGCTTGAAGGAAGTGAACACAAACACTAGTGCTTTAAAATCTGAAGTGAAGTTCATACATACAGAAGTTACTTCCCAAATTAATGAAGTTGACCAAAGAATTAAGTCCCTTTCAGAAAGAGTAAGAGATTTGGAAGACAGTACAGCCAGAAATATTAAAACACTAAAAAGACAAGAAGAGGATGAATTCTCTAGAGTTGAACAAAAGTTGGACTTGCACGCAAAGGCAGTTGAAAAGCTAGAAGAACAGCAGAATAGTCTGGTAGCCAAGGACACAGACCTGAGTCAGAAACTTGCAAACTATGAACCTAAAATTGAGGAGTGCAAGACCCATTTGCCAACAATTGAAAATGCTATTCACTCTATTCTTAGGTTATCAAGTGAATTGCTAAGTATGGAGAAAAAGATACAGGACTTGACAACACAGCTACATACTGTGGAAAATGTGATGCTGAAAACTGTTTCTGATACAATGGCAATGAAAAAGGTTCTTGAAGGCATACAGTACAATGGCAGCATGTTGAAAGTGCAAAATGAAATTGTGGTTTTAGAAGAAGTAGTGCATGACataaaaatatcttcaaaagcaaaagaaataacatTAGAAAGCTATAACTTAGAAAATGAACAGAATGGTGATAAGTGA
- the SLC25A3 gene encoding solute carrier family 25 member 3 isoform X2 — protein MFSSIAPLARLNPFYAPHFQLAQDGVRKRADPAEAPTTRRSLAAASAAEEYSCEYGSLKFYALCGVGGVLSCGLTHTAVVPLDLVKCRMQVDPQKYKSIFNGFSVTVKEDGVRGLAKGWAPTFIGYSMQGLCKFGFYEVFKILYGNMLGEENAYLWRTSLYLAASASAEFFADIALAPMEAAKVRIQTQPGYANTLRQAVPKMFGEEGIWAFYKGVAPLWMRQIPYTMMKFACFERTVEALYKYVVPKPRSECTKAEQLVVTFIAGYIAGVFCAIVSHPADSVVSVLNKEKGSSASQVLMRLGFKGVWKGLFARIIMIGTLTALQWFIYDSVKVYFRLPRPPPPEMPESLKKKLGLTE, from the exons ATGTTTTCGTCCATCGCGCCGCTCGCCCGGCTCAACCCCTTCTACGCGCCGCACTTCCAGCTGGCCCAGGATGGCGTAAGGAAGCGCGCGGACCCAGCGGAGGCGCCGACCACGCGGCGGAGCTTGGCGGCCGCATCCGCCGCTGAAG AATACAGTTGTGAATATGGCTCGCTCAAGTTTTATGCTCTCTGTGGCGTTGGTGGGGTCCTAAGTTGTGGCCTGACACACACTGCTGTTGTACCTCTGGATTTAGTGAAATGTCGTATGCAG GTTGATCCACAAAAATACAAGAGCATCTTCAatggattttcagtgacagtcaAAGAAGATGGTGTCCGTGGCTTGGCTAAGGGATGGGCTCCAACCTTTATTGGATATTCCATGCAGGGGCTTTGTAAATTTGGTTTCTATGAAGTTTTCAAAATCCTGTATGGCAACATGCTGGGAGAG GAAAATGCATATTTGTGGCGTACTTCGCTATATTTAGCTGCATCTGCCAGTGCGGAGTTTTTTGCTGACATTGCTCTGGCTCCAATGGAAGCTGCTAAAGTTCGTATTCAAACACAGCCTGGATATGCTAACACTCTGCGGCAGGCTGTACCTAAAATGTTTGGAGAAGAAGGCATCTGGGC TTTTTATAAAGGTGTTGCACCACTATGGATGAGACAGATTCCATACACAATGATGAAATTTGCCTGCTTTGAACGTACTGTTGAAGCTCTCTACAAGTACGTCGTTCCCAAGCCACGAAGTGAATGTACAAAAGCAGAACAGCTGGTAGTCACATTTATTGCAGGCTATATTG CTGGTGTGTTCTGTGCAATTGTTTCCCATCCTGCTGACTCTGTGGTGTCTGTGTTGAACAAAGAAAAGGGCAGTTCTGCCTCACAGGTTCTTATGAGACTTGGATTCAAAG GTGTATGGAAAGGTCTGTTTGCTCGTATCATTATGATTGGTACCCTGACTGCACTACAGTGGTTCATCTACGATTCTGTGAAGGTTTATTTCAGACTTCCTCGTCCACCTCCACCTGAAATGCCAGAATCTCTGAAGAAGAAGCTTGGTCTAACTGAATAG
- the IKBIP gene encoding inhibitor of nuclear factor kappa-B kinase-interacting protein isoform X2 has translation MSEVKQRKKAITSSKANEGSQKVERHSNCGKLASPRTSHNRSSFWMDSWTSLSIISLAVCLVLTWFLFQQSNQLADMEKKYNFLQQEAEKFLDVENKVNLISEKCEKTGILMEQLEDLQVISHIKHLQEDIYTMKTRSSSVIKKQEQLQKNLTTLFHAVSGVEQNTASVAKNITLMIVTVKTDIRRISGLVSDMTALTDSLQTLEDKVEKGEKKTIKNIGDLLTSSIDRSTKLQSLASSNARKIEQMKTALSELRTDLNKHSDRLLNLEGDRAKVLKTVTFANDLKPKMYKLKKDFVVLEPLINDLTLRIGRLVEDVLEREKEIALLNEKLANLTRAQTEIKDMKDEITKISDMN, from the exons atgtCTGAAgttaagcagaggaaaaaagctaTCACTTCATCCAAGGCCAACGAAGGCTCACAGAAGGTTGAGAGGCACAGTAACTGTGGGAAGTTGGCAAGTCCCAGGACCAGCCATAATCGGAGTTCCTTTTGGATGGACTCGTGGACAAGCTTGAGCATAATTTCCCTTGCTGTTTGCCTGGTGCTGACCTG GTTCCTGTTTCAGCAGTCAAATCAACTTGCTGATATGGAAAAAAAGTACAATTTCTTGCAGCAAGAAGCTGAAAAATTCTTGGATGTGGAAAATAAAGTGAACTTAATTTCTGAAAAG TGTGAAAAGACTGGGATCTTAATGGAACAGTTGGAAGATCTTCAAGTAATTTCTCACATTAAACATCTGCAGGAAGATATTTATACAATGAAAACACGGTCTAGCAGtgtaattaaaaaacaagaacaacTGCAGAAGAATTTAACAACTCTTTTTCATGCAGTTTCAGGCGTTGAACAGAACACAGCTTCTGTAGCAAAAAACATAACTTTGATGATTGTGACAGTAAAAACTGACATACGGCGCATTTCAGGCCTGGTCTCAGATATGACCGCACTGACAGATTCTTTGCAAACGCTAGAGGATAAAGTAGAAAAAGGTGAAAAGAAGACGATAAAAAATATAGGTGACCTGCTTACCAGCAGCATCGACCGAAGTACAAAACTACAAAGCTTGGCATCCAGTAACGCAAGAAAAATTGAGCAAATGAAGACAGCATTATCTGAGTTAAGGACTGATCTTAACAAGCATTCAGACAGACTTTTGAATCTTGAAGGTGACAGAGCGAAAGTTCTGAAGACGGTTACATTTGCAAATGATTTAAAACCCAAGATGTACAAGCTCAAAAAGGATTTTGTTGTCTTGGAGCCATTAATAAATGACCTGACACTGAGAATAGGAAGATTAGTGGAGGATGTATTAGAACGGGAGAAGGAAATTGCTTTACTAAATGAGAAATTGGCCAATCTAACAAGAGCTCAAACTGAGATCAAAGATATGAAAGATGAAATAACTAAGATTTCAGACATGAATTGA
- the SLC25A3 gene encoding solute carrier family 25 member 3 isoform X1: MFSSIAPLARLNPFYAPHFQLAQDGVRKRADPAEAPTTRRSLAAASAAEEYSCAYGSGRFFMLCGLGGIISCGTTHTALVPLDLVKCRIQVDPQKYKSIFNGFSVTVKEDGVRGLAKGWAPTFIGYSMQGLCKFGFYEVFKILYGNMLGEENAYLWRTSLYLAASASAEFFADIALAPMEAAKVRIQTQPGYANTLRQAVPKMFGEEGIWAFYKGVAPLWMRQIPYTMMKFACFERTVEALYKYVVPKPRSECTKAEQLVVTFIAGYIAGVFCAIVSHPADSVVSVLNKEKGSSASQVLMRLGFKGVWKGLFARIIMIGTLTALQWFIYDSVKVYFRLPRPPPPEMPESLKKKLGLTE; this comes from the exons ATGTTTTCGTCCATCGCGCCGCTCGCCCGGCTCAACCCCTTCTACGCGCCGCACTTCCAGCTGGCCCAGGATGGCGTAAGGAAGCGCGCGGACCCAGCGGAGGCGCCGACCACGCGGCGGAGCTTGGCGGCCGCATCCGCCGCTGAAG AATATAGCTGTGCGTATGGCTCAGGCAGATTCTTTATGCTCTGTGGCCTTGGTGGGATTATTAGCTGTGGAACAACACATACAGCACTGGTTCCTCTAGACCTGGTTAAATGCAGAATACAG GTTGATCCACAAAAATACAAGAGCATCTTCAatggattttcagtgacagtcaAAGAAGATGGTGTCCGTGGCTTGGCTAAGGGATGGGCTCCAACCTTTATTGGATATTCCATGCAGGGGCTTTGTAAATTTGGTTTCTATGAAGTTTTCAAAATCCTGTATGGCAACATGCTGGGAGAG GAAAATGCATATTTGTGGCGTACTTCGCTATATTTAGCTGCATCTGCCAGTGCGGAGTTTTTTGCTGACATTGCTCTGGCTCCAATGGAAGCTGCTAAAGTTCGTATTCAAACACAGCCTGGATATGCTAACACTCTGCGGCAGGCTGTACCTAAAATGTTTGGAGAAGAAGGCATCTGGGC TTTTTATAAAGGTGTTGCACCACTATGGATGAGACAGATTCCATACACAATGATGAAATTTGCCTGCTTTGAACGTACTGTTGAAGCTCTCTACAAGTACGTCGTTCCCAAGCCACGAAGTGAATGTACAAAAGCAGAACAGCTGGTAGTCACATTTATTGCAGGCTATATTG CTGGTGTGTTCTGTGCAATTGTTTCCCATCCTGCTGACTCTGTGGTGTCTGTGTTGAACAAAGAAAAGGGCAGTTCTGCCTCACAGGTTCTTATGAGACTTGGATTCAAAG GTGTATGGAAAGGTCTGTTTGCTCGTATCATTATGATTGGTACCCTGACTGCACTACAGTGGTTCATCTACGATTCTGTGAAGGTTTATTTCAGACTTCCTCGTCCACCTCCACCTGAAATGCCAGAATCTCTGAAGAAGAAGCTTGGTCTAACTGAATAG